The stretch of DNA GCGGCGAGGTTGTCGAGGACGCTCATAGCCTCGATCAGGTTGCCCAGCAGCTCGGCCTCTTGTCGAGCCTCGGCATTCGGATCGTCATTGTCCATGGCGGCGGGCCCCAGGCCACGGCCCTGAGCCGCCGACTCGGCCAGGAGCCTGAGATTGTCGCGGGCCGTCGCGTGACCGACGACTCCGCGCTCGAAGTGGCCAAGATGGTCTTCTCGGGCACCGTCAATCTCGATCTCCTCTGTGCGCTCCGGCGGCATGGGGTGCAGGGCGTCGGCTTGAGCGGCGTCGATGCCGACCTGCTGAGCGCCGTTCGCCGTCCGCCGGTATCGGTCAAGGATGACAGCGGAACGGTGCGCACGGTCGACTACGGCCACGTGGGCGACATCGAGTCCGTCGATGGCCGCGTCCTCACCAACCTGCTCGACGGGCGCTTCGTGCCGGTGATCTGCTCACTCGCCGGCGACAAGGACGGTCACGTCTTCAACGTCAATGCC from Gemmatimonadales bacterium encodes:
- the argB gene encoding acetylglutamate kinase translates to MPHDATRPLAGLKGTLRYVRAYRDHVFVVKVGGEVVEDAHSLDQVAQQLGLLSSLGIRIVIVHGGGPQATALSRRLGQEPEIVAGRRVTDDSALEVAKMVFSGTVNLDLLCALRRHGVQGVGLSGVDADLLSAVRRPPVSVKDDSGTVRTVDYGHVGDIESVDGRVLTNLLDGRFVPVICSLAGDKDGHVFNVNADTVAERIAIALKAQKLIFLTGVPGVLRDRNDPASLVTFADPDDLTQLMESGALAGGMRPKVEACIRAATSGVERTHIIDGRATDSLLQEVFTGSGAGTMIVGKKEKATYVGAELAE